AAAGCTTAAAACAAAAACTGCGCCCCCTGCCATCATCGAGAGAAGAGCCCGGCCCCGCAGACGCTCGGTTCCCAGGCCACGAGCGGCGAGAGGCCCCGCACGCCGGCCTGCGACGCCACCGCGGCGGCCGGGCCCCTCCGTGCCGCGAACCCCGGCCCAGCGCCCCGCGCACCCCACGCACCTCGGCGTTCGCCGCAGGGACGAAGCGGGGCGCCGGCCGCGGCCGAGCTCCAGAGGGCGCCCCTGCGAggcccagcaccccaggccccaCCTGCAGCCCGGCGCCCCGCCCCGACGCGTCGCTATGGTTGCGAACCCACGCGCGCCCCAGCCATTCTCGCGAGAGCAGAGTGCGCGGCGCGTCTCATCATGACATCACTTCCGGAGGCGCCACATCCGGGCGCGGCCTGGCTCCCGCCTCCTCGGGTGCGGCGGGGCCGCGGTCCGGATGTTTGAGGGCCGGCGCGGCGGCCCGCGGGGAGCGGCGGTGAGTTGGGGGCCCACGGGAGCCTGCCTGGCCGTGGGGTGCCGCGCTGCGGGGCCGGCcggcctcctcccacccctctggcctctcttcccctctgcccgtttcgggacggggcggggcggccTCACGCCTCCCGATTACCCCAGAGCCCGCCCCACCCCTCCGGATTATCACCCCAGAGCCCGCCCCACCCCTCTGGATTATCACCCCATAGCCCGCCCCACCCCTCTGGATTATCACCCCAGAGCCCGCCCCACCCCTCTGGATTATCACCCCATAGCCCGCCCCACCCCTCTGGATTATCACCCCAGAGCCCGCCCCACCCCTCCGGATTATCACCCCAGAGCCCGCCCCACACCTCCGGATTATCACCTgagcccgccccaccccacccggaTTATCACCCCagagcctgccccacccctctgGATTATCACCCCAGAGCCCGCCCCACTCCTCCCGGATTACCACCCCAGAGCCCGCCCCACCCCTCCGGATTACCACCCCAgagcccgccccaccccacccggaTTGTCACCCCAgagcccgcccctcccctcccggaTTATCACCCCAGAGCCCGCCCCACCCCTCCGGATTATCACCTgagcccgccccaccccacccggaTTATCACCCCAGAGCCCGCCCCACACCTCCGGATTATCACCCCCGAGCCCGCCCCACTCCTCCCGGATTACCACCCCAGAGCCCGCCCCACACCTCCGGATTATCACCCCCGAGCCCGCCCCACGCTGCCCTGCGCGGGCCTCACACCCGATCACCCCCGAGCCCGCCCCACGCTCCCTATCTGGACGAGCGGACCCCATTtaccccactccaccccctggTCTCGTGGGGAGCCTGGAGTGCTGTTGGCCAGCTTGACACTGAAGCTGAGGGCTTCCCACGGCCTCGGTGGCCTCGAGCGCCTAAGGGTGACACTGGGTCTCGCCGGCAGGACACCCCCCCATGAGGACATCCCCAAGCCGAGTGCCGCCGTGATGGCTGCTCCCTGGAGGAGCGCGCTCCTGATGCTGCTGGCCGCCCACGCCGTGGCCTTCGCGAGCTGCTCCGAAGAGGAGGAGACTCCCGAAGAGTGGGTCCTTCTGCACGTGGTGCAGGGCCAGATCGGCGCCGGGAACTACAGCTACTTGCGGCTGAACCACGAGGGGAAGATCATCCTGAAGATGCAGAGCCTGAAGGGCGACGCGGACCTGTACGTGTCCGACAGCACCCTCCACCCGAGCTTCGACGACTACGAGCTCCAGTCGGTCACCTGCGGCCAGGACGTGGTCTGGATACCAGCCCACTTCCAGCGCCCTGTGGGGATAGGCATCTACGGACACCCGTCCCACCACGAGAGCGAGTTTGAGATGAAGGTGTATTACGACAGGACTGTCGAGCAGTACCCATTTGGGGAGGCCGCGTACTCCCCCGACGGGGCCGAGCCCGGCCAGAGGCACCGGTACGCTCCGGAAGACACGTCTCAGGAGGAGGAGTCCGTGCTCTGGACCATAGTCATCAGCATCTTGAAACTGGTGCTGGAGATTCTGTTCTGACTCATCGCACGACTCGAGGTCACTCCTGACCTGTGACGTTGGCTGCGGTCTGCTGTGAACCTATTTAATCTGGTTGAAAGCCTGGTTACCTTTTCTAGTGGAGGGATGGAAAAACTAAAGCCATACAGAGTTCTGTTACCTCAGTTACCCGAAAACAGGAAGAGCAGCGAGCACAATCATTGTTTAAAAGACCAAAATTCCTGTAAAAGGAACATACTCAATAAACTCCATTTTGATTAGTTTCTCGAGTGATTAAAGAAAGATAACTCCAGTGACTTAGGGTTTATATCAAGTAGTGCAAAATGTCGTGCGGCTACACAGATTTAGGCTGGCAAGTTGACTAGAGTTTGACTCCACAGGTTCTAACTGAAGTTCACTGTGTAGGTTTTTGAGCATTACTGAAATCAAAGTCAGAAAGATCATGCTTTATTTACACTTCCCAAGCCTGCGGCCCGAGTAGCACTGAAACGGTCTACCCAGCAGGATTCCCTGGCGGGCAcgctgcaccagccacagcgacGTAGTGGAGGCCATCTGTCATTTTATCATCTTGGGCTGTTAAAGTTCTTCAGTTACTAAATTACTCTACCTATGGTAGGCCAGAAACAATACAAGATTAGGaaaactttatgaaaataaatgtttctcaaGCTAATGGAGAAATAGTTAAGTAGTCTAAATTAAATTGCTCTATTTTGCAACTTAGTTTCTCGAGGGAGCCAGAGTACGGAGACAAAAAATCTTTTGGAAGATGAATTATTTTTCTACCTGGAATTACTTTCAAGAGTAAGAGCAACTTATAATGAAGTAAATCAGCTTGCAGATTCCAAGCTCACAGTTagtttcaaaaacttttattggcataaaaatgaaaatgtaaataaattggcACCAAATATTCCACTTAAATGGATATACagtgtgacaaaaaaaaaaaaactattttatccCTCTTTGCTGTTTTTACCCCTTCTGCCCACTTTCCTGGGTGTTGGGGGGGCTCGCTGACAACAGTCACAAATCCAGCGACCTAGGaaaaaaattagttaatatatgatcaaattttatttttacaggatAAAGATCTCCTTCCGTAACTCTCACTAATCATATTCTCCTGTGCATTTTCAGTGGGAAGGGCACTAATAgttccttaaggaaaaaaaaatttaaacttcttTTGAAATTAATCTTGTAATCAGTGCCATGCAAGGGAGGGGTAAGTAATGCTACAGAATGAcatgaacctttaaaaaactaATAGAATCCCTCCCCAAATCCAAAcactatcaaaatttaaaatttcagaaatataaaGCCTAAAATAAGACCCGTTACTGAATTTGGCTTCTGTAAAGCTTTTCTCCCTGCTGCCACAAAGACCCGGTAGAttgtgctggcactgcactgtCTACTTGATCTGAATCACTGTACAGCTCACTGTGTAAGCTGCTCACTTCTTGACACCCAGGAAACAGTTCTACGCATATGAAGTACTATTAGGGCTAACTATGCAAATTCCAAAATTAGAGTTTTGTGTGTATAATGTTTCAGTCTAAATACTGTGATTTATTCAATCCTGTGTTCATTCAAAAGTTATCTGGAATCATGCTGCCTCAACTTGAAAAGATCTGGCTTAAACTGTATAAAGGTATAGCagtcattttattatatttctaaatagaggacttataaaaataaaatgaaggctTTGAAACAAACTGATGTTCTGTTATGTTAGATACTTCAGTAGAAAAATCACCAGCTCACTCTTAGTCTAGACATTCTGACATCGCATGTGTCCTGCAGTTGGATGTCTAGGGATGAAAAGCAGGTGGACAGTGCCTGGGTAAGCGCAGCTTTGTCATATTTGAACAGAGGATCTACAGGCTCTTCGTGCCATTATAGTGCTTATGCATccttaaaagaaatgttgggaAAATCTCATCACTCAAAGATAatgttctgttctgttttgttttgttttttaagtcttTACCTGTTGGAATAGCACCAAGGCCCACACAAAAAGTATGATAACCTCTGTCACACACGTCACAGAACATCATTTCTTCTTCGTGGTGGGGCTGTCCACATACAATGCATGTCTTACATTCCATACACTGCCATGGGTAGGTCTTAATCATAGAAACAAGCTCCATGCTCATATCCAGGCAAGAAGGATGGCCTAAATCAAAACCAGTATTAGTATTTCACACAGGAAATTTAACTTCATAAGGCATATAAAACACTAGTTTGTTTCAGGACTTCCCAAGAATGGCTAATGTTTAATcaccaaagagaaatgaaaatacatggCCTTTGGCTGCCTCACAAGTTATCCCTGTATATTGAATGAATTTTTGGTTGAAGTCTAGTAGACAATGATAAATACTAGTATCTGAAGCAAGAAAAGGGAGATTAAAATCTTAAGAAGACATTGCAATACTTACCACTGTTATCACACTGGGAGCAGTGTATGAGGGACTCAGCCTTTCCTTCCTTGTTGCACTCCTTACCCTtcagacagatcccacatagagCATTTGGAATGGCCTTTGGCTGGAAGGGCAGAAGACGGCTATGAATGCATGTCAGAAGAGCTTACTGTGGGTTCAAAGGAACTGCTACTTCATTGCCTTATTTTACTTTGATAACTTACTAATGAGGACCTTCTGGAAAGAAGTAATTAGGCAGGAGTCAGCTCAGAACATCAGACCCTGCTGACCAAATCCTCAGATTTCAGCCTTAAAATTTTGTAAACGTGATCTCGTGTTAAGATTAAATGTAGCATTTTACACTCCCTACATGCACAGTAAGATCTATATAATGAACCTGAAGCAAGACTAATACAATGTCAAATGTCTACTAACCGGAAGAGAAAACCCAAGAATCAAATGACCATTAACATCAAAGTTAAGCTTTATTATAAGACTTAAGTTTTAAGCAGCTTATATATTGACTGTTAAAACACTTGTATTTTTCGAAGTTGTGAAACTGGATCTATAAAAATCTAAGttaaaaatcaatgttttaacatttttaattgaaagatgTCTCATCCACTCATTGTTATGTGCATACGTGTTTGTGGAAAACCAAGTTGTGTGACTTTCTGCATATCTAATCAAAGAACCTACACTAAAGGATAAAACCACTCACTATGAGAagcaaatcataaaaaaaagGTTTCAAATGAGCAAAACACTAGTCAcctaaaaaacacaaacactccTAGTTTAAGTACCACTTATCTTTCGGATTAAAAGATGCATGCTCCAGGGAAGCAGTGTGGTCAGTAGAAGGAAAAGGGCAGAGAAACCTGAAATGACCAGAGGGGTGCAGGCTTGACTGCAAAGGCTGCCCCTGCAAGCTGTCAAAACCAGGGGAAAAGGAACATCAAGCATGGACCAAGAACAGAGGGGCTCGGGAGGGATAGTCACTTGTCTTATTCTAGCACGGCCAGATGCATCTTGTGCCAAGTTACTGAGCCAAAGAGGAATCTCAGTAGAACTAATAACTGAATGCGATATTCCAGGTATGAAATGTTTCACTGCCTCCTTCAAACCTAAATAACTTTGTTCTAATACTtttaagttctttatttttaaaattacctttctTTGCAAAAGATGACAGAGGCATTCAAAAAGAAtttttggcttatttatttagaaaaggcaatcttatacataaatataataaaaacaataactaAACAATCACAAATGTCtctacaaaataataaatatcatgGAAATTAAACATACATATAAAACATTATCATTAACTATTCTACATCTCCTACATGTTTATACCCTGCTCCCCCCAACACGAAGACAGTGTCACATGCTCAAACCTTTGAAGTCCTGCAGTGTGGTGACCTTCGGTTGTTACTGCTACATTCTAAGCATAAGGTTCTCATTGTGTATTCTACATCTAAATAAAAAACAGCTAGGAAGTGCACTTCAGTAATGCCGATCTGATTCGCTGTGACCTCATCTGTGCCTGCCATGATGTAACAGCAGAAAGCTACACACAATGCACCAAACTAAGAAATCGTTGCTGTGGTACCTATAGTAAGTGTAGATACTTATTTAATACTTGTACTTTAAGATAGATGCTGGTATAGTTAAGTATTCTATTAACTTTCACTGAAGCTGGGGAAGTAATCACACAATATTCTAAAGAGAGAACTACTCAGGAGATACTTTAcaaaattcaaaggaaataaaacataagGCTAGTCATTCACATTCTAGAGCAATTCAAGTTCTACAATCATTAGACATAAACACCTATAATAAAGAGAACACTAAGAAAATTCCAGGTTTACTTCTAAGCTCAAATCATGTTTTGTTATACCACTTAAAATCGTTCTTACCCAATCCAATAGTCTTCATCTTGATCataagagggagagagcagggacagaggaggggaagagacagcTTTGGAGCCTTTTCTACGACAATGCCTCAACACTTTTACAGAAACTTCATTCAGGCCCCCAGCTGAGGCCACATGCTGGCATCCAGCACTGCACACACCCAATATGAGCATGGCTGGGGAAGCTGGTCTCTCATGGACCATGGAGTgagggaagagggaaaggaaCAGCCTGTAGAACCCTGCTGAAGATCAATGGAGCAGAACCCTGTAAGTCTGTGATGGAGATGCTCTGTTCTAACAACTGCAATGTCCAAGTTTCACTACTGATGAGAAAATTAAAACACTTAAAAGACTCACAGTACACTTACTTTTCTACTTGAAAAACAGCCAAACATAAGTCATTAGTGTTACCAAGACCGTCATGGTAACACTAATAAAGTATAGATTTTAATTATATGCTTATAGGCCTGACTCCTAacaatttatgcttttatttcagGTTAATATAACCTAAACAATCCTGTCCTACAAATTAAGGGCAAGCTCTAGTGAATCTTACTAAGCTATATCAAGATACATTATCATTTTCTTAACATCCATATTTAAAACGTACGTATGAGCTTCA
The sequence above is drawn from the Lepus europaeus isolate LE1 chromosome 3, mLepTim1.pri, whole genome shotgun sequence genome and encodes:
- the C3H6orf120 gene encoding UPF0669 protein C6orf120 homolog, which produces MAAPWRSALLMLLAAHAVAFASCSEEEETPEEWVLLHVVQGQIGAGNYSYLRLNHEGKIILKMQSLKGDADLYVSDSTLHPSFDDYELQSVTCGQDVVWIPAHFQRPVGIGIYGHPSHHESEFEMKVYYDRTVEQYPFGEAAYSPDGAEPGQRHRYAPEDTSQEEESVLWTIVISILKLVLEILF